The region CAGTTCTACTACTGTGAAGTATGGAGCTCTCCCAAAATGCTCACATAAACTTGAGTCCAAGCCCCTATCATCATTGGTGGGTATAACTATCCTCTCCATTCCTGTCTCACCTCCCCATCACCGATAACATCGTTTGAGGCCTCATTTTTATCTATGCCTCCCATGTCCTCCTTCGTCCCATTCCTCTACCCCTACCCATCCCATATTGGCCATAGACTGTGGGGGCTCCAACCTCCATGAGCTCCCCCCTCCTATATCTCTCGATCGCCTCCCTGACAGTCCCATAGACACCTGTGATCACCCTTATACCCGCCGCCGAGAGGGCTTGGAATGCATTAGGCCCAACATTCCCGGTTATAACTACCTCGACGCCCCTCTCCTTTAGAACCTGAGCAGCCTGTATCCCAGCCCCTCCAGCCGCGGCTAGAGCAGGGTTCCCGATAGCCTCGAACCCCATATCCTCCAGCTCAACTATCAAGAAGTAGGGGCACCTTCCAAATCTCGGATCCACATTGGCTTCTAGGCTGCCAGAATCGGCTGAAATACAGATCTTCATATTTAACACCTCATTAAGCTTCTCCAGGTTGAGCCTCGACTCGACCGAGCCCGAGGAGCTCCTCTATTCTGACGACTATCTCGGAGAAGGCATTAGCAGCAGAAGACTCTGGATGTTCCATTATGAAGGGCACACCCTCATCAGAGTCTCGGCATATATTCGGGTCTATTGGGATGCTCCCTAGGAAGGGCACATCCATCTCCTCAGCCATCTCCCTACCTCCACCGGCCCGGAATATGTCTGTTTTAGCCCCACATTTCGGGCAGATGAAGCCGCTCATGTTCTCTATGATACCTATCACAGGCGTCCCAACCTGCCTAGAGAATGTCACAGCCTTCTTCACTATCCTCTTCGAGACCTCCGATGGAATGGTGACGATCACAGCCCCATCCATGTTTGGGATGAGCTGCATCACGCTTAGAGGCTCGTCTCCCGTCCCAGGGGGGAGGTCCACGAGGAGGAGGTCCAGCTCCCCCCACATGGTCTCCGATAGAAACTGTTGTATGGCCCTCATCTTCAGAGGTCCACGCCATATTACTGGGAACTCGTCTCCAGGGAGGAGGAAGTCCATCGATACCACCTTAATCCCCAAAGGCCCAAGGGCTGGAAGGATTCCTATCGGGTTAGCCTGGAGTGCCGCCCCCTTCAGGCCCAGCATCTTAGGGATGGTTGGGCCGTGGAGGTCAGCGTCTAGGATCCCAACCCTGCCAGCATGTCCATGCATAGCGAAGGCTACTGCGAGGTTTACGGTGATCGTGGTCTTTCCCACACCCCCCTTCCCGCTTATAATGGCTATTTTATGCCTTATCCTCGCCATCCTGTCCTTAAGCCTCTGCTCCTCCTCCATCTGCTTCTACATCCCTCGGATGCCTGTCGGTCTAGGCTCCAGTTTAATAGATAAGAGGATATATATACATATTGTTTAGAAAATAAACGGATGGCCACATGTTGGATGAGGTAGATAGGGTGATGATCTCCGAGCTCCAGCAGGATGGGAGGAAGAGCCTAGAGGAGCTGGCGAAGAAGGTCGGTTACACCAGCATGGGGGTGAGGAAGAGGCTGCAAAGGCTCATCCTGATGGGGGCAATAAGGGTCTCCGCGACGGTCAACCCATTCTTCTATAAGCTCTTCCCAGCGTTAGTTATGCTTGAGATGGAAAGCGGAGAGGCCATGAAGAACCTCCTAGAGAGGTTCAGGGACTGCCCAAGGGTGATCCAGATATACAAGACCATAGGCGGCTACAACCTAATCGCCCTTGTGGTGGCTGAGGACTTGGACACCCTGGAGAGTATATCCATTGAGAAGTGCTCCCTGAGGAGCGGCTCTGGCATAAGGAGATCTGAGTTCTATCCCATAGGGGATATCCATTTCTCACCGTATCTCCAGATAAGAGAGTATCTCACTCATAAAAATATGAGGATCGCTCCATGCAATGTTGACTGTAAACCTTGCACTAGATTTATCGATAAAAAATGTGTTGGATGTCCAACAACAATATATTATAGAGGAA is a window of Candidatus Bathyarchaeota archaeon DNA encoding:
- a CDS encoding NifB/NifX family molybdenum-iron cluster-binding protein; this encodes MKICISADSGSLEANVDPRFGRCPYFLIVELEDMGFEAIGNPALAAAGGAGIQAAQVLKERGVEVVITGNVGPNAFQALSAAGIRVITGVYGTVREAIERYRRGELMEVGAPTVYGQYGMGRGRGMGRRRTWEA
- a CDS encoding Mrp/NBP35 family ATP-binding protein: MEEEQRLKDRMARIRHKIAIISGKGGVGKTTITVNLAVAFAMHGHAGRVGILDADLHGPTIPKMLGLKGAALQANPIGILPALGPLGIKVVSMDFLLPGDEFPVIWRGPLKMRAIQQFLSETMWGELDLLLVDLPPGTGDEPLSVMQLIPNMDGAVIVTIPSEVSKRIVKKAVTFSRQVGTPVIGIIENMSGFICPKCGAKTDIFRAGGGREMAEEMDVPFLGSIPIDPNICRDSDEGVPFIMEHPESSAANAFSEIVVRIEELLGLGRVEAQPGEA
- a CDS encoding AsnC family transcriptional regulator gives rise to the protein MDEVDRVMISELQQDGRKSLEELAKKVGYTSMGVRKRLQRLILMGAIRVSATVNPFFYKLFPALVMLEMESGEAMKNLLERFRDCPRVIQIYKTIGGYNLIALVVAEDLDTLESISIEKCSLRSGSGIRRSEFYPIGDIHFSPYLQIREYLTHKNMRIAPCNVDCKPCTRFIDKKCVGCPTTIYYRGTL